Proteins from a genomic interval of Paenibacillus sp. FSL H8-0048:
- a CDS encoding DNA glycosylase AlkZ-like family protein — protein sequence MMITYSLSKRQARLFLLRHQRLVPGGLPGGKQSIYDFVRHVGCIQYDPLSIAGHNHELVLQARIPGFVPEMANELLYKDRTLIDGWDKNMSIYCTEDWPYFQRRREAAARHQHNEAMAAMITHVRAGLDARGPLSSLDLESTEKIDWSWAPARLSRAAMESMYFWGELSIHHRVHTRRYYDYTAKLLPPELLSASDPNETLEQHHDWYVLRRIGSIGLQWNRSGDGWLGIAGLKSKERTASVQRLLEKDLLREVQVDGLKLPLYIRTADVPELEAVLLVDDTTAAADESAAGPRAGNESGARYAEQAASFAAALAPLDNLLWDRELILQLFGFQYRWEVYKPVLEREYGYYVLPLLYGDRFIGRLEPVMNKKTGVLTIVRWWWEDGETLEHSMLPALAGALTSLQHSTGATAIRFAPDVVHSCGLQELEEALSAAPVQTN from the coding sequence ATGATGATAACCTACAGTCTTAGCAAGCGGCAAGCCCGCCTGTTCCTGCTGCGCCATCAGCGGCTCGTCCCGGGCGGATTGCCCGGCGGTAAGCAGAGTATCTATGACTTCGTCCGGCATGTAGGCTGTATCCAGTATGATCCGCTCAGCATAGCCGGACATAATCACGAGCTGGTGCTTCAGGCAAGAATCCCCGGCTTCGTGCCCGAGATGGCCAATGAGCTGCTATATAAGGACAGAACGCTGATTGACGGCTGGGATAAGAACATGTCGATCTACTGCACAGAGGATTGGCCGTATTTCCAGCGGCGCCGGGAAGCTGCCGCCAGGCATCAGCATAACGAGGCCATGGCGGCCATGATTACCCATGTCCGTGCGGGGCTGGATGCACGCGGACCGCTCTCTTCACTGGACCTGGAGAGTACGGAGAAGATCGACTGGTCCTGGGCTCCGGCAAGACTCTCCCGGGCTGCCATGGAGAGCATGTACTTTTGGGGCGAGCTATCCATCCATCACCGGGTGCACACCCGCCGTTATTATGACTATACGGCCAAGCTGCTGCCTCCTGAACTCCTAAGCGCAAGCGATCCTAACGAGACGCTGGAGCAGCATCATGACTGGTATGTGCTGCGCCGGATCGGCAGCATCGGCCTGCAATGGAACCGGTCCGGGGACGGCTGGCTTGGCATCGCAGGTCTGAAGAGCAAGGAGCGGACAGCGTCCGTACAGCGGCTGCTGGAGAAGGACCTGCTCCGCGAGGTACAGGTGGATGGACTGAAGCTTCCGCTATACATCCGCACAGCAGACGTCCCTGAGCTTGAAGCCGTATTGCTTGTAGATGATACTACGGCAGCTGCAGATGAGTCCGCAGCAGGGCCTCGGGCTGGTAATGAGAGCGGGGCCCGTTATGCTGAACAAGCTGCCTCCTTCGCGGCGGCACTGGCCCCGCTGGACAATCTGCTGTGGGACAGAGAGCTGATCCTCCAGCTGTTCGGCTTCCAATACCGCTGGGAGGTCTATAAGCCAGTGCTTGAACGGGAATACGGCTACTATGTCCTCCCCCTCCTCTACGGCGACCGCTTCATCGGCCGGCTGGAGCCGGTGATGAACAAGAAGACCGGCGTCCTGACCATCGTCCGCTGGTGGTGGGAGGACGGGGAGACACTTGAACACTCCATGCTCCCCGCACTCGCGGGGGCCTTGACTTCGCTGCAACATTCGACCGGGGCCACCGCGATCCGCTTCGCGCCGGATGTCGTGCACTCCTGCGGACTGCAGGAGTTGGAGGAGGCGCTGTCTGCTGCGCCTGTACAAACTAATTAA
- a CDS encoding ABC transporter ATP-binding protein, whose amino-acid sequence MTQSTGKRLLQYALTAKKTFIAALLLLTIGVAAELAGPFIAKSMIDNHLLAIEKPYFQTASPEDAAEYNNTYYKRGDRFAADEAKGQEVRLLQAGRSFYFINEAVAKTEGERSFADGKLQIKYGGQTTVYPAVKLSAGDLFSFYKPELPGIYQLVALYAMFLVISIIAEFGKTYWLQSSANQVIRKLRTDVYAHIQRLPVYFFDNLPAGKVVSRVTNDTEAVKDLFIAVLSNFATGIINITGVYVALFLLDVKLGLVSLFVVPIIILWIVLYRKIATKYNTIIRSRLSEINAIINESIQGMSIIRIFRRQKQSSAEFEQLNDDYLKYQNKMLNLNAFTSHNLVNSLRSLSFVLVLWYFGFGSLDGSTFVSLGVLYAFVDVLGRMFQPITGMVNQLANLDSSMVSAGRVFTLMDEPGEPVTDGSMPRYKGNVVFKDVSFAYKKDFVLRDISFEARPGETVALVGHTGSGKSSIINLLFRFYDPQAGNITIDGQKVKDLPKQWLRSHMGIVLQDPYLFTGTIASNVSLGDERISRERVERALREVGADKLLAHLPQGFDEPVIEKGSTLSAGQRQLISFARALSFDPAILILDEATSNIDTETESIIQQALEVLKKGRTTFIIAHRLSTIRSADQILVLHRGQIVERGSHDELMAQGGRYFRMYQLQLGAGAGNGPGEPAPESGAPASSAGLRPSLEQI is encoded by the coding sequence TTGACACAGAGTACAGGCAAACGTCTGCTGCAATATGCACTGACCGCCAAAAAGACCTTCATCGCCGCCCTTCTGCTCCTGACCATCGGAGTAGCGGCTGAGCTGGCAGGGCCTTTTATCGCCAAGAGCATGATTGACAATCATCTGCTTGCGATTGAGAAGCCCTACTTCCAGACAGCCTCGCCGGAGGATGCTGCGGAATATAACAACACTTATTACAAACGCGGTGACCGTTTTGCCGCAGATGAAGCCAAGGGCCAGGAAGTCCGTCTGCTTCAGGCAGGCAGAAGCTTCTACTTCATCAATGAAGCGGTAGCGAAGACGGAAGGCGAGCGCTCCTTCGCAGACGGGAAGCTCCAGATCAAATACGGCGGGCAGACGACGGTCTATCCGGCCGTCAAGCTGTCGGCTGGTGATTTGTTTTCCTTTTACAAGCCGGAGCTTCCGGGAATCTATCAGTTAGTCGCTCTATATGCCATGTTCCTTGTGATCTCCATTATTGCTGAGTTCGGCAAAACCTACTGGCTGCAATCGTCTGCCAATCAGGTCATCCGCAAGCTGCGGACCGATGTCTATGCCCATATCCAGCGCCTGCCGGTCTATTTCTTCGATAATCTGCCTGCCGGTAAAGTAGTCTCCCGGGTAACTAATGATACGGAAGCAGTCAAGGATCTTTTCATTGCCGTGTTATCCAACTTCGCTACAGGGATCATCAATATCACCGGTGTCTATGTGGCCCTCTTCCTGCTCGATGTGAAGCTGGGACTGGTCAGTTTGTTCGTCGTACCGATTATTATTCTCTGGATCGTGCTGTACCGCAAAATCGCTACCAAATACAACACGATCATCCGCTCGCGGCTGAGTGAGATTAATGCCATTATCAATGAATCGATTCAAGGGATGTCAATCATCCGGATTTTCCGCCGCCAGAAGCAGAGTAGTGCAGAATTTGAGCAGCTCAATGACGACTATCTGAAATATCAGAACAAAATGCTCAACCTGAACGCCTTCACCTCCCACAACCTGGTGAACTCGCTGCGCAGCCTCTCCTTCGTACTGGTGCTGTGGTACTTCGGCTTCGGCAGCCTGGACGGTTCAACCTTCGTATCGCTTGGCGTTCTCTATGCCTTTGTCGATGTACTGGGCCGGATGTTCCAGCCGATTACGGGCATGGTCAACCAGCTGGCGAATCTGGACAGCTCAATGGTCTCCGCCGGCCGCGTGTTCACGCTGATGGATGAGCCGGGAGAGCCGGTCACTGACGGATCGATGCCGCGTTACAAGGGAAATGTCGTATTCAAGGATGTCTCCTTTGCTTATAAAAAGGACTTCGTCCTGCGCGATATCTCCTTCGAGGCGCGCCCGGGCGAGACTGTCGCCCTTGTCGGCCATACCGGCTCCGGCAAAAGCTCCATCATCAACCTGCTGTTCCGCTTCTATGATCCGCAAGCCGGAAACATAACGATCGATGGGCAAAAGGTCAAGGACCTGCCGAAGCAATGGCTGCGCAGTCATATGGGCATCGTGCTTCAGGACCCTTACCTCTTCACCGGTACCATTGCCTCCAATGTCAGTCTGGGTGACGAACGGATCTCTAGAGAGCGTGTCGAACGCGCCTTGCGTGAGGTAGGAGCCGATAAGCTGCTGGCCCATCTGCCGCAAGGCTTCGATGAACCGGTCATTGAGAAGGGCAGCACCCTGTCCGCCGGACAGCGGCAGCTGATCTCCTTCGCCAGAGCGTTATCCTTCGATCCGGCGATCCTGATTCTGGATGAAGCAACGTCGAACATCGATACCGAGACGGAGAGCATTATCCAGCAGGCACTGGAAGTGCTGAAAAAGGGCCGGACCACCTTCATCATCGCTCACCGGCTGTCGACCATCCGCAGTGCGGACCAGATTCTGGTGCTGCACCGGGGTCAGATCGTTGAACGCGGCAGCCATGATGAGCTGATGGCACAGGGCGGCCGATACTTCCGCATGTATCAGCTTCAGCTGGGTGCAGGTGCCGGGAACGGCCCGGGCGAGCCGGCTCCGGAGTCCGGGGCCCCTGCTTCTTCCGCCGGACTCCGGCCATCGCTGGAACAGATCTAG
- a CDS encoding ABC transporter ATP-binding protein, which produces MFSVLRNLGWFFRREKRRYTIGLILLIVVGVLELLPPRLLGNAIDEIVTGSITAGSLMKYIGLIVLMLLIIYWITYIWMHKLFGGSNLVERLLRSRFMNHLMTMTPAFFERNRTGDLMARATNDIRAVSATVGFGMLTLVDSTVYLTVVLFAMGFLVSWKLTLAAVIPLPMIAVAMVFYGKAIHDRYSLAQDAFGDMNDQVLESVSGIRVIRAYVQERHDEKRFSDITDDVYRKNMAVARVDAFFEPTIRLFVGLSYIIALTYGIYLVFRNQITLGDLVSFNMYLGMIVWPMFAIGELINIMQRGGASLERIDETLNAKPDVKDVPHPVPVAQPTTIELKDVTFRYPTSAIDNLSGVSLSLSQGQTLGVVGRTGSGKSTLLKQLLHEYPAGTGEILISGVPITQIALDQLHSWMGYVPQEQILFSKSVRENIQFGYSGASDERIMQAITAAAFQNDLGTLSDGLDTMVGERGVSLSGGQKQRVSISRAFIANPDILILDDALSAVDARTEAKIIENIREERSGKTTLISTHRLSAIEHADLIVVLEDGHITEQGTHQELLELGGWYREQFDRQQVENNLTNE; this is translated from the coding sequence TTGTTCTCCGTACTCCGAAATCTCGGCTGGTTCTTCCGCCGGGAAAAAAGGCGCTATACTATAGGCCTCATCCTTCTTATTGTGGTAGGTGTGTTAGAACTCCTGCCCCCGCGCCTGCTAGGCAACGCCATTGACGAAATCGTTACCGGTTCCATCACCGCAGGTTCACTTATGAAATACATTGGCCTGATCGTACTTATGCTGCTGATCATTTACTGGATCACCTACATATGGATGCACAAGCTGTTCGGGGGATCGAATCTGGTGGAGCGTCTGCTCCGCTCGCGCTTCATGAACCATCTCATGACGATGACCCCCGCCTTCTTCGAGCGTAACCGCACCGGGGATCTGATGGCCCGTGCCACCAATGATATCCGCGCCGTCTCCGCCACCGTAGGCTTCGGGATGCTCACCCTTGTCGACTCCACCGTATATCTCACGGTTGTCCTGTTCGCCATGGGATTCCTGGTCAGCTGGAAGCTGACACTGGCCGCCGTTATCCCGCTTCCGATGATTGCGGTAGCCATGGTGTTCTACGGCAAAGCGATCCACGACCGTTACAGTCTGGCGCAGGATGCCTTCGGTGATATGAACGACCAGGTACTGGAATCCGTATCGGGTATCCGTGTCATCCGCGCTTATGTGCAGGAGCGGCATGATGAGAAGCGCTTCTCTGACATTACAGATGATGTGTACCGCAAGAATATGGCGGTCGCCCGGGTCGATGCCTTCTTCGAGCCGACGATCCGCTTGTTCGTGGGACTCAGCTATATCATCGCCCTGACCTACGGAATCTATCTCGTATTCCGTAACCAGATTACCCTTGGTGATCTGGTATCGTTCAATATGTATCTCGGGATGATCGTGTGGCCGATGTTCGCCATCGGCGAGCTGATTAATATCATGCAGCGCGGCGGCGCTTCACTGGAGCGGATCGACGAGACGCTGAATGCGAAGCCTGATGTCAAGGATGTGCCTCATCCGGTTCCGGTAGCGCAGCCGACCACCATTGAGCTGAAGGATGTAACCTTCCGGTATCCGACCTCTGCCATCGATAATCTCAGCGGAGTCAGTTTATCCCTCTCCCAGGGCCAGACGCTTGGCGTGGTCGGACGGACCGGCAGCGGCAAATCGACGCTGCTGAAGCAGCTCCTGCATGAATATCCGGCCGGAACAGGCGAGATTCTAATCTCCGGGGTGCCGATTACCCAGATTGCCCTCGACCAGCTTCACAGCTGGATGGGCTATGTGCCGCAGGAGCAGATTCTGTTCTCCAAATCCGTGCGCGAGAATATCCAGTTCGGATATTCCGGGGCCAGCGATGAGCGGATCATGCAGGCGATTACCGCCGCTGCCTTCCAGAATGACCTCGGCACCTTGTCCGACGGGCTGGATACGATGGTTGGCGAACGCGGCGTCTCCCTCTCCGGGGGGCAGAAGCAGCGGGTCTCGATCTCCCGGGCCTTCATCGCGAATCCTGACATTCTGATTCTGGATGATGCTCTGTCTGCCGTGGACGCGCGGACAGAAGCGAAGATCATCGAGAACATCCGCGAGGAGCGCAGCGGTAAAACCACGCTCATCTCGACCCACCGCCTCTCGGCGATTGAGCATGCCGATCTGATCGTTGTCCTCGAAGACGGGCATATTACAGAACAAGGCACACACCAGGAGTTGCTGGAGCTCGGCGGATGGTACCGTGAGCAGTTCGACCGCCAGCAGGTTGAGAATAATCTGACGAATGAATAA
- a CDS encoding HesB/YadR/YfhF family protein, translated as MNILISPEAAAWFLRELSLQEGAYIRLFPRYSSGGGLHPGFSLGIATEQPGRPAVQFMEGGLTFYMEEQDLWYMEGYNLSIVYAEAEDDIEYKYEPVPVT; from the coding sequence ATGAACATATTAATTAGTCCGGAAGCAGCCGCCTGGTTCCTAAGAGAGCTGAGCCTCCAAGAGGGCGCATATATCCGGTTGTTCCCCCGGTACAGCTCAGGCGGGGGCCTGCATCCCGGCTTCTCGCTTGGCATTGCCACCGAGCAGCCGGGACGTCCTGCTGTGCAGTTCATGGAGGGCGGCTTGACCTTCTACATGGAAGAGCAGGATCTGTGGTATATGGAGGGGTACAATCTGTCGATTGTCTATGCTGAAGCAGAGGATGACATCGAATATAAGTATGAGCCTGTGCCGGTGACATAA
- a CDS encoding ADP-heptose synthase: protein MPRQFVTEAVMMAIYGQLLIPRSPVEYIVPYTTIMELYELRDSEEPVMSQADDDKHVRLRIRELINYFEEPLNAKKINRCLNIPWAKSSGILLGGHAQITIINSIDNASYGEAFDPIETELLLASQREKVPILTDQFELIQRIIEGGVPVQVYDIDDFEFAMEEETFRSSH from the coding sequence ATGCCCAGACAATTTGTGACGGAAGCCGTCATGATGGCGATTTACGGCCAGCTTCTCATCCCGCGGAGCCCTGTAGAATATATAGTCCCTTATACCACCATTATGGAGCTGTACGAGCTGCGGGACAGCGAAGAGCCGGTGATGAGCCAGGCGGATGATGACAAGCATGTCAGACTCAGAATCCGCGAGCTGATCAACTATTTCGAGGAGCCGCTGAATGCCAAGAAGATTAACCGCTGCCTGAACATCCCCTGGGCCAAAAGCTCCGGCATCCTCCTCGGCGGACACGCGCAGATCACCATCATCAACAGCATCGACAATGCCTCCTACGGCGAAGCCTTCGATCCGATTGAGACAGAGCTGCTGCTGGCGTCCCAGCGTGAGAAGGTGCCGATTCTGACCGACCAGTTCGAGCTGATCCAGCGCATCATTGAAGGCGGGGTTCCCGTCCAGGTGTATGACATTGATGATTTCGAGTTCGCCATGGAGGAAGAAACCTTCCGCAGCTCGCACTAG
- a CDS encoding ABC transporter ATP-binding protein has translation MKSWKSYYTFVRPYMKWIVLTLIIGMVKFSIPLTLPMILKYVVDELLGNPALTIAERVSKLMTVIGGGLILFVIVRGPVEYYRQYFAQLITSKVLFDMRNKLYGHLQRLSLRYYQNTKVGEAISRFINDVEQSKNLVEVGMMNVWLDMFTLLFALGFMLYLNPVLTLVAIAILPLYGIAVNTLYKRLKVLTKDRSQALAVIQGYLHERIQGIAVIRSFTMERVDLQQFEKINGKFLQKALAQTRWNAFTFAIINTLTDIAPLLVIGYGGYQVIQGNLTLGTFVAFFGYLDRMYAPLRRLINSSTVLTQASASLERVLELLNEPYDIVDAPDAKPLLKPAGKIEFSNVWFKYSDEHEWVLRDISLSIAPGQTVAFVGMSGGGKSSLISLIPRFYDISEGSLRMDGYDIRGLTQESLRRTVGMVLQDNFLFSGSVRDNIRFGNPEAGEEEVMKAAVSANAHDFIMQLPEGYDTEVGERGVKLSGGQKQRVAIARVFLKDPKVLILDEATSALDLESEHLIQQALQSLASERTTLIVAHRLSTITHADQIIVLENGEITERGTHEELMGLAGSYARLFNVQRLDA, from the coding sequence GTGAAATCCTGGAAATCTTATTATACCTTTGTTCGGCCGTATATGAAATGGATTGTGCTGACTCTGATCATCGGGATGGTCAAATTCAGCATTCCGCTCACGCTTCCGATGATTCTGAAATATGTGGTCGATGAGCTGCTGGGTAATCCCGCACTGACAATAGCGGAGCGGGTCTCGAAGCTGATGACGGTGATAGGCGGGGGCCTTATTCTATTCGTGATTGTCCGCGGGCCGGTGGAGTATTACCGCCAGTATTTCGCCCAGCTGATTACGAGCAAGGTGCTATTCGATATGAGAAATAAGCTCTACGGGCATCTACAGCGTCTGTCGCTGCGTTATTACCAGAATACGAAGGTGGGCGAGGCTATCTCCCGCTTCATCAACGATGTGGAGCAGTCGAAGAACCTGGTTGAGGTCGGAATGATGAATGTCTGGCTGGATATGTTCACCCTGCTCTTCGCCCTGGGCTTCATGCTCTATCTGAATCCGGTGCTGACGCTGGTGGCAATTGCCATTCTGCCGCTGTATGGCATTGCCGTCAATACGCTGTACAAACGCCTAAAGGTGCTGACCAAAGACCGGTCACAGGCGCTTGCCGTCATACAGGGCTATCTGCATGAACGAATTCAGGGGATTGCGGTCATCCGCAGCTTCACGATGGAACGGGTAGACCTGCAGCAGTTCGAGAAGATCAATGGCAAGTTTCTGCAAAAAGCGCTGGCGCAAACGCGGTGGAATGCCTTCACCTTCGCAATTATCAACACCCTGACCGATATTGCTCCGCTGCTTGTCATCGGATACGGGGGATACCAGGTCATCCAGGGCAATCTGACCCTCGGAACCTTCGTGGCCTTCTTCGGCTACCTGGACCGGATGTATGCGCCGCTGCGCCGGCTGATCAATTCCTCAACCGTGCTGACCCAAGCCTCGGCCTCGCTTGAGCGTGTCCTGGAGCTGCTGAATGAGCCGTATGATATTGTCGATGCTCCGGACGCGAAGCCGCTGCTGAAGCCAGCTGGGAAGATCGAATTCAGCAATGTGTGGTTCAAGTATAGCGACGAGCACGAGTGGGTGCTGAGGGACATTAGTCTGAGTATCGCTCCGGGCCAGACGGTGGCTTTTGTCGGGATGAGCGGTGGCGGCAAATCCTCGCTGATCAGCCTAATCCCGCGCTTTTATGATATTAGCGAAGGCAGTCTGCGCATGGACGGCTACGATATCCGAGGACTGACGCAGGAGAGTCTGCGGCGGACGGTGGGCATGGTGCTGCAGGATAATTTCCTGTTCAGCGGCTCGGTACGCGACAATATCCGGTTCGGCAACCCGGAAGCGGGGGAAGAGGAGGTCATGAAGGCGGCGGTGTCCGCGAATGCCCATGACTTCATCATGCAGCTGCCGGAAGGTTATGACACCGAGGTGGGGGAGCGGGGGGTGAAGCTGTCCGGCGGGCAGAAGCAGCGCGTGGCGATTGCACGTGTGTTCCTGAAGGACCCCAAGGTGCTGATTCTGGACGAAGCGACCTCCGCGCTGGATCTGGAATCCGAGCATCTGATTCAGCAGGCATTGCAATCCCTCGCATCTGAGCGGACGACGCTGATTGTGGCCCACAGGCTGTCTACGATTACCCATGCCGACCAGATTATCGTGCTGGAGAACGGGGAGATCACCGAACGCGGCACCCATGAAGAGCTGATGGGACTTGCGGGGAGCTACGCCCGGCTGTTCAACGTTCAACGGCTGGATGCTTAA
- a CDS encoding DUF441 domain-containing protein, with product MDITSLLLLGLAALGVISSNSPITIAMVVLLLIRVLGLQQAFPWLEKYGLTVGIIILTIGVMTPLASGKISLQTVGQSFLHWKSLAAIGVGVLVAYLGGRGAVLMGSQPTIVAGLLIGTVLGVALFKGVPVGPLIAAGILSLLIGRM from the coding sequence ATGGATATCACCTCGTTATTGCTGCTGGGTCTGGCAGCGCTCGGTGTCATCAGCAGCAACTCACCGATTACCATTGCCATGGTCGTGCTGCTGCTGATCCGTGTGCTGGGACTTCAGCAGGCTTTTCCCTGGCTGGAGAAATACGGGCTGACCGTCGGCATTATCATCCTGACCATCGGGGTCATGACGCCGCTGGCCAGCGGGAAGATCTCCCTCCAGACCGTCGGCCAGTCGTTCCTGCACTGGAAATCCCTGGCCGCCATCGGAGTCGGTGTCCTGGTCGCTTACCTGGGCGGACGCGGAGCCGTGCTCATGGGCAGCCAGCCGACCATCGTCGCCGGGCTCCTCATCGGAACCGTCCTAGGCGTGGCTCTGTTCAAAGGCGTTCCCGTGGGACCGCTGATTGCCGCAGGCATCCTATCGCTGCTGATTGGCCGGATGTAA
- a CDS encoding YpdA family putative bacillithiol disulfide reductase produces the protein MLDVIIIGAGPCGLSAAIECQRQGLSSLIVEKNFIVHSIYLYPTNMQFFSTTPLLEIGDVPFTSPNDKPYRHEALVYYRRAAAQHQLEIAAYEEALSVLPQEDGSFIVHTVNKRGEEQQRYAANVVISTGYFDQPNLIGIPGEELPKVTHYFGEAHPYSGMKVAVIGGSNSAVDAALELLRVGAKVDMVYRGSSISDNIKPWVRPIFESMVQKGSITLHLESRVTEITPASVLITSSVNGDTTELDNDFVLAMTGFRPSRALLTSAGVQMDDSMDKPAFNPATMESNIPGIYVAGVIASGRNANEVFIESGRGHGKLIADHIVSTRLT, from the coding sequence ATGCTAGACGTTATTATTATCGGCGCCGGTCCCTGCGGACTGTCTGCAGCCATCGAATGCCAGCGCCAAGGGCTCTCCAGCCTGATTGTAGAAAAGAACTTCATTGTCCATTCGATCTACCTGTATCCGACCAATATGCAGTTCTTCAGCACCACTCCGCTGCTCGAGATTGGAGATGTGCCCTTCACCTCTCCGAACGACAAGCCCTACCGCCATGAGGCTCTGGTCTACTACCGCCGCGCAGCCGCGCAGCATCAGCTTGAGATTGCCGCTTATGAAGAAGCGCTGTCCGTTCTGCCGCAGGAGGATGGCAGCTTCATTGTACATACGGTCAACAAGCGAGGCGAGGAACAGCAGCGCTACGCTGCGAACGTAGTCATCTCTACCGGTTACTTCGATCAGCCTAACCTGATCGGGATTCCCGGGGAGGAGCTGCCGAAGGTCACGCATTATTTTGGAGAGGCACATCCTTATTCGGGCATGAAGGTGGCTGTAATCGGGGGGAGTAATTCAGCGGTGGATGCTGCACTGGAGCTGCTGCGGGTAGGCGCCAAGGTGGATATGGTCTACCGGGGAAGCAGTATCTCGGACAATATCAAGCCTTGGGTGCGTCCGATCTTCGAGAGTATGGTGCAAAAGGGGAGCATCACGCTGCATCTGGAATCGCGCGTGACGGAGATCACCCCGGCCTCGGTTCTGATAACCTCGTCCGTGAACGGGGATACTACTGAGCTGGACAATGACTTCGTGCTGGCGATGACCGGGTTCCGCCCCAGCAGAGCCCTGCTCACCTCGGCCGGGGTGCAGATGGATGACTCTATGGATAAGCCAGCCTTTAATCCCGCAACAATGGAGAGTAATATTCCGGGTATCTATGTCGCCGGAGTTATCGCTTCTGGACGGAATGCCAATGAGGTATTCATCGAGAGCGGGCGGGGGCACGGCAAGCTGATTGCCGATCATATTGTGAGCACAAGGCTTACTTAG
- a CDS encoding DUF2087 domain-containing protein — translation MQLDKIVAYHKALSDPTRLRILLLLSRGEVHGHALAEKLNLSQPTVTHHAAKLREAALILERRDKNTVYFKLNPEFIQAGSEASLKFIFAKGVEEMEEESPEHSLKESVLRNFFAKDGRLRQIPAQYKKKLIALQYMVEKLEPGTVYSEKEINEFIKPFHDDYATIRREFIMHQFMYRENDKYELNPPELWTHWENVK, via the coding sequence TTGCAACTCGACAAAATTGTCGCCTATCACAAAGCCTTATCCGATCCCACCCGGCTGCGCATTCTTCTGCTCCTGTCCCGGGGCGAGGTTCACGGTCACGCCTTAGCCGAGAAGCTGAATCTGTCACAGCCTACAGTGACCCATCATGCAGCCAAGCTGCGTGAAGCCGCGCTGATTCTGGAGCGCAGAGACAAGAATACCGTATATTTCAAGCTGAATCCCGAGTTTATCCAGGCAGGCTCCGAGGCCTCGCTGAAATTTATTTTTGCAAAGGGGGTGGAGGAGATGGAGGAAGAGTCGCCTGAACACAGTCTGAAGGAGTCGGTGCTCCGTAATTTTTTTGCCAAAGACGGACGCCTGCGCCAGATTCCCGCACAATACAAGAAGAAACTAATTGCGCTGCAATATATGGTGGAGAAGCTCGAACCGGGCACAGTCTATTCGGAGAAAGAGATCAACGAGTTCATTAAGCCGTTCCATGATGATTACGCCACAATCCGCCGTGAGTTCATCATGCACCAATTCATGTACCGGGAGAATGATAAGTACGAGCTTAACCCCCCGGAGTTATGGACTCACTGGGAAAATGTCAAATAA
- a CDS encoding DUF3939 domain-containing protein — translation MIFKRAKKKLQPDHPTVTLPQIKQAVRQFEEDMPAPINRTALIQEDKSIDLNRLKRYLGGVPQQKFYMSSETFEIFEESDKLVPYYLDMVQSAVDNYISDTGKLPLLEDAWLPEVHYRLLSTERYLKETPPFPLYITDEEMMLTHRAEHFES, via the coding sequence ATGATATTCAAACGTGCCAAAAAAAAATTGCAACCCGATCATCCTACCGTTACCTTGCCGCAGATCAAGCAGGCTGTAAGGCAATTTGAAGAAGATATGCCCGCTCCCATTAACCGTACCGCTCTGATCCAGGAAGATAAGAGTATTGACCTGAACCGGCTCAAACGATATTTAGGCGGAGTCCCGCAGCAGAAATTCTATATGTCCAGCGAGACCTTTGAGATTTTTGAAGAATCTGACAAGCTGGTGCCATATTACCTCGACATGGTTCAATCGGCGGTAGACAATTATATCAGTGACACCGGCAAGCTGCCGCTGCTCGAAGACGCTTGGCTCCCTGAGGTTCATTACCGGCTGCTGTCCACTGAGCGTTATCTGAAGGAGACACCGCCGTTTCCGCTCTATATTACCGACGAGGAAATGATGCTTACGCACCGGGCAGAGCATTTTGAATCCTGA